Proteins encoded together in one Pseudobacteroides sp. window:
- a CDS encoding GAF domain-containing protein, with amino-acid sequence MKYLDLLFERITEATGIKDIGYHKIEDGRLKPIYKTNTDILGIEKWKKVHAENPVYISETEMLLQVINTKKPVFINDTNNDPLSANAFFLFGVDSIIVVPIINEDKVEGIICIVSIGKVREFSLKEVSICESLVNEHLGHLLSI; translated from the coding sequence ATGAAATATTTAGATCTGTTATTTGAGAGGATAACAGAGGCAACAGGTATTAAAGATATAGGTTATCATAAAATTGAAGATGGTAGATTAAAGCCTATTTACAAAACTAATACTGACATCCTTGGAATTGAAAAATGGAAGAAAGTCCATGCTGAAAACCCTGTTTATATCAGTGAAACTGAAATGTTATTGCAGGTTATAAATACAAAGAAGCCTGTATTTATAAATGATACTAATAATGATCCGCTTTCAGCCAATGCATTTTTTCTTTTTGGGGTTGACAGTATTATTGTTGTTCCAATTATCAATGAAGATAAAGTTGAAGGTATCATATGTATAGTATCAATCGGTAAAGTTCGTGAATTTAGTCTTAAAGAAGTTTCAATATGTGAAAGTCTTGTAAATGAACATCTAGGGCATCTGCTTAGTATCTAA
- the pfkA gene encoding 6-phosphofructokinase, whose protein sequence is MENIRSIGVLTSGGDAPGMNAAIRAVVRSGIHYGFKVMGIRKGYNGLINGDIFEMSLRSVSDIVHRGGTVLQTARCLQFKTEEGIQQAAAMARVFGLDSIVVIGGDGSFRGAKDLSAHGLKVIGIPGTIDNDIGCSEYTIGYDTALNTVQDALDKIRDTAYSHERCSVLEVMGRKAGYIALNVGIACGAEVVLLPEKKFEFDKDIIKPIIEGRNRGKKHYIVIVAEGVGGALDVAKEIEKITGIESRATILGHIQRGGSPTVYDRVMAGKMGAKAVELLKDGIGNRVITLRDNRVVDIEINEALDMKKEIEDDLIKLSRILSL, encoded by the coding sequence ATGGAAAATATAAGAAGTATCGGAGTGCTTACAAGTGGTGGAGATGCACCTGGGATGAATGCTGCCATTAGAGCAGTAGTAAGATCAGGTATTCATTATGGTTTTAAGGTAATGGGAATTCGCAAGGGTTATAATGGTCTTATCAATGGGGATATATTTGAAATGTCACTAAGAAGTGTATCGGATATAGTTCACCGTGGAGGTACAGTGCTGCAGACAGCCCGCTGCTTACAGTTTAAGACAGAAGAAGGAATTCAGCAAGCTGCTGCCATGGCCAGAGTATTTGGGCTTGATTCTATTGTAGTAATTGGCGGAGACGGATCATTTCGTGGAGCAAAGGATCTAAGTGCTCATGGTTTGAAGGTTATAGGTATTCCCGGAACAATAGATAACGATATTGGCTGTTCCGAATACACAATCGGTTATGATACGGCTTTAAATACGGTTCAGGATGCACTGGACAAAATACGTGATACTGCATATTCTCATGAACGCTGCAGTGTCCTGGAAGTTATGGGTCGTAAGGCAGGCTATATAGCATTAAACGTGGGTATTGCATGCGGTGCAGAAGTAGTACTGTTGCCCGAAAAGAAGTTTGAATTTGACAAAGATATAATAAAACCTATCATCGAAGGCCGTAACCGTGGTAAGAAGCACTACATAGTCATAGTTGCCGAGGGTGTCGGTGGTGCATTGGATGTTGCAAAAGAGATAGAAAAAATAACAGGAATTGAATCAAGGGCAACTATACTCGGACATATTCAAAGAGGTGGAAGTCCTACCGTGTATGACAGAGTAATGGCAGGGAAGATGGGAGCTAAGGCTGTGGAGCTTCTAAAGGATGGTATCGGCAATCGCGTAATTACATTAAGGGATAACAGAGTTGTGGATATCGAAATCAATGAGGCATTGGATATGAAGAAAGAAATTGAAGATGATCTCATCAAGCTCAGCAGGATTTTGTCTCTGTAA